One Mycolicibacterium pulveris genomic region harbors:
- a CDS encoding Re/Si-specific NAD(P)(+) transhydrogenase subunit alpha — protein MIIGIPRESHDGETRVAATPHTVGQLLKLGYSVVVESGAGAASSFADAAYIDAGAEIGDHEEALRADVVLKVNAPTDAEIAALKDGATLVSLISPALQPDLLEKLSARRITVLAMDAVPRISRAQSLDVLSSMANIAGYRAVVEAAHSFGRFFTGQVTAAGKVPPAKVLIVGAGVAGLAAIGAAGSLGAVVKATDPRPEVADQVRSLGGEYVSIESAEAEISATGYAKEMGDDYKAREAALYAELVPDIDILITTALIPGKPAPRIITADMVAAMKPGSVIVDMAAANGGNVEGTVKDQAVVTDNNVTIIGYTDLAGRLPATASQLYGTNLVNLLKLLTPEKDGQVALDWDDVVQRSMTVVRDGEVTWPPPPVQVSAAPAAAPAAAVEAAPAKEPMSNARRLGLTFAAAAAVFALIALSPAALQVHLTVFALAIVIGYYVIGNVHHALHTPLMSVTNAISGIIVVGALLQIGHGDVVITTLAFVAILIASINIFGGFAVTRRMLSMFTRS, from the coding sequence ATGATCATCGGGATACCGCGCGAATCGCATGACGGTGAGACGCGCGTCGCCGCGACGCCGCATACCGTCGGACAGCTCCTCAAGCTGGGCTATTCCGTCGTCGTCGAGTCCGGTGCCGGTGCTGCCTCCAGCTTCGCCGATGCCGCCTACATCGACGCCGGCGCCGAGATCGGTGACCACGAAGAGGCCCTGCGAGCCGACGTCGTCCTCAAGGTCAACGCACCCACGGACGCCGAAATCGCGGCCTTGAAGGACGGCGCGACGCTGGTCAGCCTGATCTCTCCGGCACTGCAGCCGGACCTGCTGGAGAAGCTGTCCGCACGCCGCATCACGGTGCTGGCGATGGACGCCGTGCCCCGCATTTCGCGGGCGCAGTCGCTGGACGTGTTGTCGTCGATGGCGAACATCGCGGGATACCGCGCGGTCGTCGAGGCGGCGCACAGCTTCGGACGGTTCTTCACCGGACAGGTGACCGCGGCGGGCAAAGTACCGCCGGCCAAGGTGCTCATCGTCGGCGCGGGCGTGGCCGGGTTGGCCGCCATCGGCGCGGCAGGCAGCCTCGGCGCGGTCGTGAAGGCCACCGACCCGCGACCCGAGGTCGCCGACCAGGTCCGCTCGCTGGGCGGGGAGTACGTGTCGATCGAATCGGCGGAGGCCGAAATCTCGGCGACCGGTTACGCCAAGGAGATGGGCGATGACTACAAGGCCCGCGAGGCCGCGCTCTACGCCGAGTTGGTACCCGACATCGACATCCTCATCACCACCGCGCTGATCCCCGGTAAGCCCGCGCCCCGCATCATCACCGCCGACATGGTGGCCGCGATGAAGCCGGGCAGCGTGATCGTCGACATGGCCGCGGCCAACGGCGGCAACGTCGAGGGCACGGTCAAGGACCAGGCCGTCGTCACCGACAACAACGTGACGATCATCGGCTACACCGACTTGGCCGGCCGGCTGCCCGCCACCGCCTCCCAGCTGTACGGCACCAACCTGGTCAACCTGCTCAAGCTGCTCACGCCGGAGAAGGACGGGCAGGTGGCCCTGGACTGGGACGACGTCGTCCAACGCTCGATGACCGTGGTGCGCGACGGCGAGGTCACCTGGCCGCCCCCACCGGTGCAGGTGTCGGCGGCGCCTGCGGCGGCCCCCGCCGCGGCGGTCGAGGCCGCACCGGCCAAGGAGCCGATGTCGAACGCTCGCCGGCTCGGCCTGACGTTCGCGGCGGCCGCGGCGGTCTTCGCGCTGATCGCCCTGTCCCCGGCGGCGCTGCAGGTGCACCTGACCGTCTTCGCGCTGGCGATCGTGATCGGCTACTACGTGATCGGCAACGTGCACCACGCCCTGCACACGCCGCTGATGTCGGTGACCAACGCCATCTCCGGCATCATCGTCGTCGGCGCGCTGTTGCAGATCGGCCACGGCGATGTCGTGATCACCACGCTGGCCTTCGTCGCGATCCTGATCGCCAGCATCAACATCTTCGGCGGTTTCGCGGTGACCCGCCGCATGCTGTCCATGTTCACGAGGAGCTAG
- the pntB gene encoding Re/Si-specific NAD(P)(+) transhydrogenase subunit beta: MFDLETTATAAYVVAALLFVLSLAGLSKHETSRAGISFGIVGMAIALIATIALAVNQQIEPLGLGLLVVAMAIGAVIGLWRARVVEMTGMPELIALLHSFVGLAAVLVGWNGYLHVEGDPAGAEAVQLAREGMLGIHSAEVVIGVFIGAVTFTGSIVANLKLSARMKSAPLMLPGKNVLNVGALVVFVALTVWFVIDPQLWVLAVVTVLALLLGWHLVASIGGGDMPVVVSMLNSYSGWAAAAAGFLLGNDLLIVTGALVGSSGAYLSYIMCKAMNRSFISVIAGGFGIEAGPADDTDYGEHREITAEGAAELLASADSVIITPGYGMAVAQAQYGVADLTRRLRDRGVDVRFGIHPVAGRLPGHMNVLLAEAKVPYDIVLEMDEINDDFDGTSVVLVIGANDTVNPAASEDPGSPIAGMPVLKVWQADNVVVFKRSMASGYAGVQNPLFFRENTQMLFGDARDRVDAINAALSEAVHAGH, from the coding sequence ATGTTCGATCTCGAGACCACCGCCACCGCGGCCTACGTCGTCGCGGCGCTGCTCTTCGTGCTCTCTTTGGCCGGGCTGTCCAAGCACGAGACGTCCCGCGCCGGAATCAGTTTCGGCATCGTCGGCATGGCGATCGCGCTGATCGCGACCATCGCGCTGGCCGTGAACCAGCAGATCGAACCGCTGGGCCTGGGTCTGCTGGTGGTGGCCATGGCCATCGGCGCGGTGATCGGGTTGTGGCGCGCGCGGGTCGTCGAGATGACCGGCATGCCCGAGTTGATCGCGTTGCTGCACTCGTTCGTCGGTCTGGCCGCCGTGCTGGTCGGCTGGAACGGCTACCTGCACGTCGAGGGCGACCCTGCCGGGGCCGAAGCCGTCCAGTTGGCTCGGGAGGGAATGCTCGGCATCCACTCCGCCGAGGTCGTCATCGGCGTGTTCATCGGCGCCGTCACATTCACCGGTTCGATCGTGGCCAACCTGAAACTGTCGGCCCGGATGAAGTCCGCCCCACTGATGCTGCCCGGCAAGAACGTCCTCAACGTCGGCGCGCTCGTGGTGTTCGTCGCGCTCACCGTCTGGTTCGTCATCGACCCGCAGCTGTGGGTGCTCGCGGTGGTCACCGTGCTGGCGCTGCTGCTGGGCTGGCACCTGGTCGCCTCGATCGGCGGCGGCGACATGCCGGTGGTGGTGTCGATGCTCAACAGCTATTCGGGATGGGCCGCGGCCGCCGCCGGCTTCCTGCTGGGCAACGACCTGCTCATCGTCACCGGCGCGCTGGTCGGCTCTTCGGGTGCCTACCTGTCCTACATCATGTGCAAGGCGATGAACCGGTCGTTCATCTCCGTCATCGCGGGTGGCTTCGGGATCGAGGCCGGACCTGCCGACGACACCGACTACGGCGAGCACCGCGAGATCACCGCCGAGGGCGCCGCCGAACTGCTGGCCTCGGCCGACTCGGTGATCATCACGCCCGGCTACGGGATGGCCGTGGCCCAAGCCCAGTACGGGGTGGCAGACCTGACCCGCCGGCTGCGTGACCGCGGCGTCGACGTCCGCTTCGGCATCCACCCGGTGGCGGGACGCCTGCCCGGGCACATGAACGTGCTGCTGGCCGAGGCCAAGGTGCCTTACGACATCGTGCTCGAGATGGATGAGATCAACGACGACTTCGACGGCACCTCAGTGGTTTTGGTGATCGGCGCCAACGACACCGTCAACCCGGCCGCGTCCGAGGACCCGGGCAGCCCGATCGCGGGCATGCCGGTGCTGAAGGTGTGGCAGGCCGACAACGTCGTCGTTTTCAAGCGGTCCATGGCGTCGGGCTACGCCGGCGTGCAGAACCCGCTGTTCTTCCGGGAGAACACCCAGATGCTGTTCGGCGACGCCAGGGACCGAGTCGACGCCATCAACGCCGCGCTCTCCGAAGCGGTCCACGCCGGTCACTAG
- a CDS encoding acyl-CoA dehydrogenase family protein, translating to MPVDRLLPTEEAHDLIALTRDIADKVLDPIVDEHEKAETYPEGVFAQLGEAGLLSLPQPEEWGGGGQPYEVYLQVLEEIAARWAAVAVAVSVHSLSSHPLLVFGTEEQKQRWLPQMLSGEQIGAYSLSEPQAGSDAAALRCAATRTDGGYILNGAKSWITHGGRADFYTLFARTGDGSRGISCFLVPGDLPGLSFGKPEEKMGLHAVPTTSAFYDNARIDDDRLIGDEGQGLQIAFSALDSGRLGIAAVATGLAQAALDEAVKYANERTTFGRKIIDHQGLGFLLADMAAAVASARATYLDAARRRDLNQPYSQQASVAKLVATDAAMKVTTDAVQVFGGVGYTRDFRVERYMREAKITQIFEGTNQIQRLVIARGLTS from the coding sequence ATGCCGGTCGACAGACTGTTACCCACCGAAGAAGCGCACGACCTGATCGCGCTGACCCGCGACATCGCCGACAAGGTGCTCGACCCGATCGTCGACGAGCACGAGAAGGCGGAGACCTACCCCGAAGGGGTGTTCGCCCAACTGGGCGAGGCCGGGTTGCTGAGCCTGCCGCAGCCCGAGGAGTGGGGCGGCGGCGGCCAGCCCTACGAGGTCTACCTGCAGGTGCTCGAGGAGATCGCGGCGCGGTGGGCGGCGGTGGCGGTCGCGGTGAGCGTGCACAGCCTCTCGTCGCATCCGTTGTTGGTGTTCGGTACCGAGGAGCAGAAGCAGCGGTGGCTGCCGCAGATGTTGTCGGGGGAGCAGATCGGCGCCTACAGCCTCTCGGAGCCCCAGGCCGGGTCGGACGCCGCGGCGTTGCGGTGCGCGGCCACCAGGACCGACGGCGGATACATCCTCAACGGGGCCAAATCGTGGATCACCCACGGTGGGCGGGCCGACTTCTACACGCTGTTCGCCCGCACCGGCGACGGCTCGCGCGGGATCTCATGTTTTCTGGTGCCCGGTGACCTGCCGGGGCTGAGCTTCGGCAAGCCCGAGGAGAAGATGGGCCTGCACGCGGTCCCGACGACGTCGGCGTTCTACGACAACGCCCGCATCGACGACGACCGTCTCATCGGTGACGAAGGCCAGGGCCTGCAGATCGCGTTCTCGGCACTGGATTCCGGGCGGCTGGGCATCGCCGCCGTCGCGACGGGGTTGGCGCAGGCCGCCCTCGACGAAGCCGTGAAGTACGCGAACGAGCGAACCACGTTCGGCCGCAAGATCATCGACCACCAGGGCCTGGGGTTCCTGCTTGCCGACATGGCTGCCGCAGTGGCCAGCGCCCGCGCCACCTACCTGGATGCCGCGCGGCGTCGCGATCTCAACCAGCCCTACTCCCAGCAGGCCAGCGTCGCGAAGCTGGTCGCCACCGACGCCGCGATGAAGGTGACCACCGACGCGGTGCAAGTGTTCGGCGGCGTCGGCTACACGCGCGACTTCCGGGTGGAGCGCTACATGCGCGAGGCCAAGATCACCCAGATCTTCGAGGGCACCAACCAGATTCAGCGTCTGGTCATCGCGCGCGGGCTCACCTCCTAG
- a CDS encoding sensor histidine kinase has product MRRLLDRGADFFTAEPVRVTAVLRLPLIGLIALLVWLWEVDHWLPGVYLVVLGIYAGAALVWLGVVLSGPVPRWAGWSSTAVDVLVVVVLCLVSGGATAALLPVFFVLPIVVAFQDRPMLTAVLGTSTALGYLAAWIVYSKRDDTVGLPEIVYLHVGFLLWSAVAAAGLCLVLVRRQARVNKLQETRRQLISEAMHADERHNREVAEHLHDGPLQTLLAARLDLDVARERLDDAALDSVHAALQQTATELRLTVTQLHPQVLAQLGLTPAVRELVRQFETRGPYTVQADLEDVGKPESEQLLYRAARELLANVHKHAGAKTVRVGLSRRGDRIVLTVADDGKGFDPDVVEKYVADGHIGIGSLLARFDAMGGSMRITSSPGGGTRVTATSPPEPTLSSGEQT; this is encoded by the coding sequence GTGCGACGGCTGCTGGACCGCGGCGCGGACTTCTTCACGGCGGAGCCGGTCCGTGTCACCGCCGTGCTGCGCCTGCCGCTGATCGGGCTGATCGCACTGCTGGTGTGGCTCTGGGAAGTCGACCACTGGCTGCCCGGTGTCTACCTGGTGGTGCTCGGGATCTACGCAGGCGCCGCGCTGGTGTGGCTGGGGGTGGTGCTGAGCGGGCCGGTACCGCGCTGGGCGGGGTGGTCGTCGACGGCGGTGGACGTTCTGGTGGTCGTGGTGTTGTGCCTGGTGTCCGGCGGCGCCACGGCGGCGTTGTTGCCGGTGTTCTTCGTGCTGCCGATCGTCGTGGCGTTCCAGGACCGCCCGATGCTGACCGCGGTGTTGGGGACCAGCACGGCGCTGGGATATCTGGCCGCGTGGATCGTCTACTCCAAGCGCGACGACACCGTCGGCCTGCCCGAAATCGTCTACCTCCACGTCGGGTTCCTGCTCTGGTCCGCGGTCGCCGCCGCCGGGCTGTGTCTGGTGCTGGTGCGTAGGCAGGCGCGGGTCAACAAGTTGCAGGAGACGCGCCGCCAACTGATCTCGGAAGCGATGCACGCCGACGAGCGGCACAACCGCGAAGTCGCCGAGCATCTGCACGACGGGCCGCTGCAGACGCTGCTGGCGGCGCGGCTGGATCTCGACGTGGCCAGGGAACGCCTCGACGACGCGGCGCTGGACTCGGTGCACGCCGCGCTGCAGCAGACGGCGACGGAGTTGCGCCTCACCGTGACCCAGCTGCATCCGCAGGTGCTGGCCCAGCTGGGGTTGACGCCGGCGGTGCGAGAACTGGTGCGGCAGTTCGAGACTCGCGGCCCTTACACCGTGCAGGCCGATCTCGAGGATGTCGGCAAGCCGGAGTCCGAGCAGCTGTTGTACCGGGCCGCCCGCGAACTGCTGGCCAACGTGCACAAGCACGCCGGCGCGAAGACGGTGCGGGTCGGGCTGTCGCGTCGAGGCGACCGGATCGTGCTGACCGTTGCCGACGACGGCAAGGGGTTCGATCCCGACGTCGTGGAGAAGTACGTGGCCGACGGGCATATCGGCATCGGCTCGCTGCTGGCCCGCTTCGACGCGATGGGCGGGTCGATGCGGATCACCTCGTCGCCGGGTGGCGGAACGCGAGTGACGGCCACCTCGCCGCCGGAGCCGACCCTCTCTTCCGGCGAGCAGACGTGA
- a CDS encoding response regulator → MTSEKVRVVVGDDHPMFRDGVVRALVSSGSIEVVAEADDGAMALAAIRAHQPQVALLDYRMPNMDGAEVAAAVLRDQLPTRVLLVSAHDESAIVYQALQNGAAGFLPKESTRSELVQAVLDCANGRDVVAPSLAAGLAGEIRRRADNDGPVLSPRERDVLRLIAAGSSIPAMAKELFLAPSTVKTHVQRLYDKLGVNDRAAAVAEAMRRKLLD, encoded by the coding sequence ATGACGAGCGAGAAGGTGCGCGTGGTGGTGGGCGATGACCACCCGATGTTTCGCGACGGCGTCGTCCGCGCGCTCGTATCAAGTGGCTCGATCGAAGTCGTGGCCGAAGCCGACGACGGCGCGATGGCACTCGCGGCCATCCGCGCGCACCAGCCGCAAGTCGCCCTGTTGGACTACCGGATGCCGAATATGGACGGCGCCGAGGTCGCCGCCGCGGTGCTACGCGACCAGCTGCCCACCCGGGTGCTGCTGGTGTCGGCACACGACGAGTCGGCGATCGTCTACCAGGCGCTGCAGAACGGGGCGGCCGGCTTCTTGCCCAAGGAGTCCACGCGGTCGGAGCTGGTGCAGGCCGTCCTCGACTGCGCCAACGGGCGCGACGTGGTGGCGCCCAGCCTGGCCGCCGGGCTGGCAGGCGAGATCCGCAGGCGCGCCGACAACGACGGCCCGGTGCTGAGCCCCCGCGAACGCGATGTGCTCAGGCTCATCGCCGCCGGCAGCAGCATTCCCGCCATGGCCAAGGAGCTGTTCTTGGCGCCGTCGACGGTGAAGACCCACGTGCAGCGGCTCTACGACAAGCTCGGCGTGAACGACCGGGCCGCCGCTGTGGCGGAGGCGATGCGACGCAAGTTGTTGGACTGA
- a CDS encoding DegT/DnrJ/EryC1/StrS family aminotransferase, with translation MTSTTTAHDEASALAIDGGPPVRSRPLPWEFPGGNRIGTEELELINRVVKAQSPFRFYGPDLQHMVDTFEREWCEKFGHRHALGVSSGTAALSIVMGALGVGPGDEVLVPGLLWVSCISAVVRAGAIPRLVDIDETFCINPDDLERKIGPRTRAVLCVHISGAPGDLTRISGICRSRGVALIEDCAQAAGASQYGRAVGTFGDIGIFSMQLNKTITSGEGGVVVTQRDDLFRRAVAMHDLGYARDDDGRIDTSDESCQLWGIGARMSELAGALGLAQLRKIPDIVSSMRDAKWRIRRALEGTDGLEFRDIIDPSGDSGLVLIFTLPDEPTCRRFIDALRAEGISGPSGSLAVVTMQEWGLHWYCNIPSLVHKRSNSRDGAPWTHPANAFAADYEYAAGALPGCDDLRSRGALLSIGSTYAEADIDDIVAAFRKVARELL, from the coding sequence ATGACATCGACCACCACCGCCCATGACGAGGCGAGCGCCCTCGCGATCGACGGCGGCCCACCAGTACGGTCGCGGCCGCTGCCGTGGGAGTTTCCCGGCGGAAACCGCATCGGTACCGAAGAGCTTGAGCTGATCAATCGAGTAGTCAAGGCACAGAGCCCGTTTCGCTTCTACGGTCCAGACCTGCAGCACATGGTCGACACCTTCGAACGGGAATGGTGCGAGAAGTTCGGTCACCGACATGCACTCGGCGTCTCTTCGGGCACCGCCGCGTTGTCCATCGTGATGGGCGCGCTCGGTGTCGGCCCCGGCGATGAAGTCTTGGTGCCGGGGCTGTTGTGGGTCAGCTGCATTTCGGCGGTGGTCCGCGCCGGGGCGATTCCGCGTCTTGTCGACATAGACGAAACCTTCTGCATAAACCCGGACGATCTGGAACGCAAGATCGGCCCGCGGACCCGAGCGGTGCTGTGCGTGCACATCAGCGGCGCACCAGGCGATCTGACCAGGATCTCCGGGATTTGTCGGTCCCGCGGTGTGGCGTTGATCGAGGATTGCGCTCAGGCCGCCGGAGCCAGCCAATATGGCCGAGCCGTTGGAACGTTCGGCGACATCGGCATTTTCAGCATGCAACTCAACAAGACCATCACGTCGGGGGAGGGGGGTGTCGTCGTCACACAGCGTGACGATCTGTTCCGGCGTGCGGTCGCCATGCACGATCTCGGCTACGCCCGAGACGACGACGGCCGAATCGACACGTCCGATGAGAGCTGTCAACTGTGGGGCATCGGAGCGCGGATGTCGGAGCTGGCGGGTGCGCTGGGGTTGGCGCAGCTGCGCAAGATCCCCGACATCGTGTCGTCGATGCGGGACGCGAAATGGCGTATCCGCCGCGCCTTGGAAGGGACCGACGGCCTTGAGTTCCGCGACATCATCGACCCGTCGGGTGACTCTGGGCTCGTCCTGATCTTCACTCTTCCCGACGAGCCGACGTGTCGGCGCTTCATCGATGCCCTTCGGGCCGAGGGGATCTCAGGGCCGTCAGGAAGCCTTGCCGTCGTGACGATGCAGGAGTGGGGCCTGCACTGGTATTGCAACATCCCCAGCCTGGTTCACAAGCGGTCCAACAGCCGCGACGGCGCACCGTGGACTCATCCGGCCAACGCTTTTGCCGCTGACTACGAGTACGCCGCCGGCGCGCTGCCGGGCTGCGACGACCTGCGGTCGCGCGGTGCGCTGCTCTCGATCGGTTCGACCTACGCCGAAGCCGACATCGACGACATTGTCGCGGCGTTCCGGAAAGTGGCGCGAGAACTGTTGTGA
- a CDS encoding GMC oxidoreductase, producing MNGLDTVFESRIADIARDSDAIDCLVIGSGTSGVTTALGLAERGLRVVILEAGPLKLISHIGNASLADSTGLATKLSDSTTVPTTWVSAGGHAEPIPAWLVVGGRTLFWTGTAPRYKPWDFDDWPIDAADMSHYYDRAESLMKVSGNERRPPFYQSAGQRTAIEQLTAAGLPARPTPVGIDTGSDRRPGAGFDSAAARLLTSPHLGDFASGAPVSLAAQTIAVRMSFDGERIDGVEVLDRRSGEHLTLRPRHVVLAGGAVQSARLALTSGLDAVSPLVGRYLNDHLFVQSTAELPAARTDANMNVMVDATRERAFHLQIQGPFEGTWYHQSNSTMWVNCSPAGTHMMLAAFGVGTVEKDNRVVLTDRGDSRYGGILNCRVLYTRSEQDEKRLAAMEHALGQAAIALGATPGRTQVNPPGGALHEIGGLRMGEDAESGVTDCRGRFWRVENLSAADASPFPSQGSANPYLTITAWSLRHADGVAESLGHQC from the coding sequence GTGAACGGCCTCGACACGGTGTTCGAAAGTCGCATCGCGGATATCGCGCGTGACTCCGACGCGATCGACTGTCTGGTCATCGGCAGCGGAACCTCCGGCGTGACGACGGCTCTTGGCTTGGCAGAGCGTGGATTACGGGTGGTGATTCTGGAGGCCGGCCCCCTGAAGCTGATCTCGCACATCGGCAACGCGTCGCTGGCCGACAGCACCGGCCTGGCGACCAAGCTCAGCGACTCGACGACCGTCCCGACGACCTGGGTCAGCGCCGGGGGGCACGCGGAGCCGATCCCTGCCTGGCTTGTGGTCGGTGGGCGCACCCTGTTCTGGACCGGTACGGCGCCGCGCTACAAGCCGTGGGACTTCGACGACTGGCCGATCGACGCCGCGGACATGTCGCACTATTACGACCGGGCCGAATCGCTGATGAAGGTGAGCGGCAATGAGCGTCGACCGCCGTTTTATCAATCCGCCGGGCAGCGCACCGCGATCGAGCAGCTGACCGCGGCCGGATTGCCCGCACGTCCGACACCCGTGGGGATCGACACCGGTTCGGACCGTCGCCCGGGTGCCGGGTTCGACAGCGCCGCGGCGCGCCTGTTGACCAGCCCGCATCTGGGCGACTTCGCCTCCGGCGCACCGGTTTCGCTGGCCGCTCAGACAATTGCGGTGCGGATGTCGTTCGATGGCGAGCGCATCGACGGGGTCGAGGTGCTCGATCGACGCAGCGGCGAGCACCTGACGCTGCGGCCACGCCACGTGGTCCTCGCAGGTGGGGCGGTGCAATCGGCACGGCTTGCGCTGACCTCCGGCCTTGACGCGGTGAGCCCACTGGTCGGCCGGTATCTCAACGACCACCTGTTCGTGCAGAGCACCGCGGAGTTACCCGCGGCCCGCACGGACGCCAACATGAACGTGATGGTCGACGCCACCCGTGAGCGGGCGTTTCACCTACAGATCCAGGGCCCCTTCGAGGGCACCTGGTATCACCAGAGCAATTCGACGATGTGGGTGAACTGCAGCCCCGCAGGTACCCACATGATGCTGGCGGCTTTCGGTGTCGGGACTGTCGAGAAAGACAACCGCGTGGTACTCACCGACCGCGGCGACTCCCGGTACGGCGGCATCCTGAACTGCCGGGTCCTGTACACGCGCAGCGAACAGGACGAAAAGCGGTTGGCCGCCATGGAACACGCCTTGGGGCAGGCCGCGATCGCGCTCGGGGCGACACCGGGCAGGACCCAGGTCAATCCGCCCGGCGGTGCCCTGCACGAAATCGGCGGTCTCCGGATGGGTGAGGATGCCGAATCCGGTGTCACGGATTGCCGCGGCCGGTTCTGGCGCGTCGAAAACCTCTCCGCGGCCGACGCAAGCCCGTTTCCCTCGCAGGGCTCGGCGAACCCCTACTTGACGATCACCGCATGGTCTTTGCGTCATGCGGACGGGGTGGCCGAGTCACTCGGGCACCAATGCTGA